From a region of the Saccharomycodes ludwigii strain NBRC 1722 chromosome VII, whole genome shotgun sequence genome:
- a CDS encoding uncharacterized protein (similar to Saccharomyces cerevisiae YKR091W | SRL3 | Suppressor of rad53 Lethality (paralog of YOR083W | WHI5)), with the protein MKEESEKGEKKEQHCDEQKEPSTPSKTKLKVTTTTSPTFKGGLDVAANTSIAKSPKILKTPIKKNKSLESIPQISSTVTSSRPLSIRLLLSPEKNPSDKLNNTYLDSLANNTTNDRKVHRGVSKSTSLPNVSLKPPLTPQTIRNTNLFLSPSPRLSLLSPNVEYTNNATPNFASGKDDVLVPIHELSENLKSRLNYAYEKLKLKSEINYQQQQQQPVSPINRRRFSTGYYSNPTLEPAYNEKFYNSDGEDNEDNSAHQAFLKAMSSPKKKKRNRHLGLMNQSGLIYNISSSHSLSEKQRKENETSSSSALFIVPKTTQSVASEADAVQSLITLSSGGNNATNDVRADFELSQRQMLYNKSLQITNLNNNGVANNNDGSIINNTCEPTIKENNTISSSSTSNSLSEEKLA; encoded by the coding sequence GATGAACAAAAGGAACCCAGTACACCttccaaaacaaaattgaaAGTCACCACTACCACATCACCAACGTTTAAAGGTGGACTGGATGTAGCTGCCAATACATCTATTGCAAAATCACCAAAGATTCTGAAGACAccaatcaaaaaaaataaaagtttggAATCTATTCCACAAATCTCTTCAACAGTAACATCATCAAGGCCCCTAAGTATACGTTTACTTTTATCACCGGAAAAAAACCCAAGcgataaattaaataatacttATTTGGATTCTTTGGCTAATAATACAACTAATGACAGGAAAGTACATAGGGGAGTGTCCAAATCTACCTCCTTACCAAATGTTTCATTGAAACCACCTTTGACACCGCAAACTATCAGAAATactaatctttttttatcgcCGTCTCCAAGATTAAGCTTACTCTCTCCAAATGTTGAATATACAAACAACGCTACGCCTAATTTTGCTAGCGGCAAAGATGACGTTCTGGTACCAATACATGAGCTATCAGAGAACTTGAAAAGTAGACTCAATTATGCCTATGAAAAACTAAAGTTAAAAAGTGAAATAAATTaccaacagcaacagcagcaaCCAGTATCGCCCATCAACAGAAGGAGGTTTTCAACGGGCTATTATTCAAACCCTACTTTAGAACCAGCAtacaatgaaaaattttataatagtGATGGAGAAGATAATGAAGATAATAGTGCACATCAAGCATTTTTGAAAGCCATGAGCAGccccaaaaaaaagaaaagaaatagacATTTGGGGTTGATGAACCAATCTGgtttaatatataacatATCGTCATCGCATTCATTATctgaaaaacaaagaaaagagaatgAAACATCCTCTTCATCAGCACTTTTTATTGTGCCAAAAACAACACAGAGCGTTGCATCTGAAGCAGATGCAGTTCAAAGTTTGATAACTCTTTCATCAGGTGGTAATAATGCTACTAATGATGTACGTGCAGACTTTGAACTGTCTCAAAGACAAATGCTTTATAATAAGTCTTTGCAGATTACAAATTTAAACAATAACGGTGTtgctaacaataatgatggtagtattattaataatacttgTGAACCCACCATtaaggaaaataatactattagtagtagtagtaccaGTAACAGCCTGAGCGAAGAAAAGCTTgcttaa
- the SRP40 gene encoding Srp40p (similar to Saccharomyces cerevisiae YKR092C | SRP40 | Serine Rich Protein), whose protein sequence is MVHEAKAPKLSVKHKNKTEKSASSASSSSSSSSSSSSSDSSKNDGSSNDEDSSGDSSSDDDSSSSDSSSSDSSSSSDSSSSDSSSSSDSSSDDDSSSSDSSSSDSSSSSDSSSSDSSSDDDSSSSDSSSSDSSSDDDSSSSDSSSDDDSSSSDSSSSDSSSDSSSDDDSSSDSSSDDDSSSSDSSSSDSSSDRESSKNEKSSSSSSNDAASSSDSSISEDSSTDEKSNINGSEYDKSLGSNGNNKRKHDGQEDKDEEPSKKKLVISAGVDELKPGQRKHFSRINRERISFESWDLADNTYKGAAGTWGEKANEKLGRVRGKDFTKNKNKMKRGSYRGGSITLHSGSYKFKD, encoded by the coding sequence atggtTCACGAAGCAAAAGCACCAAAATTATCAgtaaaacataaaaataaaacggAAAAGTCGGCTTCTTCTGCATCTTCGTCAAGCAGTAGCTCgtcttcatcttcttccaGTGATTCTTCTAAGAATGATGGGTCTTCCAATGATGAAGATTCTTCCGGTGATTCTTCCAGCGATGATGACTCTTCAAGCAGTGATTCTTCCAGCAGTGACAGCTCTTCAAGCAGTGATTCTTCAAGCAGTGACAGCTCTTCAAGCAGTGATTCTTCCAGTGATGATGACTCTTCAAGCAGTGATTCTTCCAGCAGTGACAGCTCTTCAAGCAGTGATTCTTCAAGCAGTGATTCTTCCAGTGATGATGACTCTTCAAGCAGTGACTCTTCAAGCAGTGATTCTTCCAGTGATGATGACTCTTCAAGCAGTGATTCCTCTAGTGATGACGACTCTTCCAGTAGTGACAGCTCTTCCAGTGACTCTTCTAGTGATTCCTCTAGTGATGACGATTCCTCCAGTGACTCTTCCAGCGATGATGACTCTTCTAGCAGCGACAGTTCCTCCAGTGATTCCTCTAGCGATAGAGAATCTtctaaaaatgaaaaatcaTCTAGTAGTTCATCTAACGATGCCGCTTCATCCAGCGATTCATCTATTAGTGAAGATTCTTCTACTGACGAGAAATCTAATATTAATGGTTCGGAATATGATAAATCATTGGGCAGCAATGGCAATAATAAGAGAAAGCACGATGGACAAGAAGATAAGGATGAGGAGCCTAGTAAAAAGAAGCTTGTTATTTCAGCAGGGGTTGATGAATTAAAGCCAGGGCAACGCAAACATTTTTCCAGAATTAATAGAGAAAGAATCAGCTTTGAATCCTGGGATTTAGCTGATAATACATATAAAGGTGCTGCCGGTACTTGGGGGGAAAAAGCTAACGAAAAATTGGGTCGTGTTAGAGGGAAAGATttcacaaaaaataaaaacaaaatgaaaagagGTTCATATAGAGGTGGTAGCATCACTCTGCATTCTGGATCTTACAAATTTAAAGATTAA
- the SSL2 gene encoding TFIIH/NER complex ATPase/helicase subunit SSL2 (similar to Saccharomyces cerevisiae YIL143C | SSL2 | Suppressor of Stem-Loop mutation) gives MSEEIEKPNYRTRKSRNTVFSNLGNEHMSDDSPGTDDSDEDDNKQDQYVNEPVYKKPKTKSSSKSTSKNDQTEVTAHKLAEKDEDFLLEGNKDVPADFVPDVVSEVFKNNDFSYLKLRPDHETRPLWISPGDGRIILESFSPLAEQAQDFLVTIAEPVSRPSHIHEYRITAYSLYAAVSVGLETDDIISVLDRLSKIPVASSIINFIKSATISYGKVKLVIKHNKYFVESTQADILQMLLRDPIIGKLRIDTTNPVAGETPVATTIEKEAKAKNIDPNDVSAVFSSVVGEKTLLEEENDDDIDAVHSFEIANDSVEIVKKRCQEIDYPVLEEYDFRNDHRNPDLNIDLKPSTQIRPYQEKSLSKMFGNGRARSGIIVLPCGAGKTLVGITAACTIKKSVVVLCTSSVSVMQWRQQFLQWCTLQPENCAVFTSDNKEMFQGGSGLVVSTYSMVANTRNRSYDSQKVMDFLTGREWGFILLDEVHVVPAAMFRRVVSHIAAHAKLGLTATLVREDDKISDLNFLIGPKLYEANWMELSQKGHIANVQCAEVWCPMTAEFYHEYLRENARKRMLLYIMNPTKFQACQFLIQYHEKRGDKIIVFSDNVYALQEYALKLGKPFIYGSTPQQERMNILQNFQYNDKINTIFLSKVGDTSIDLPEATCLIQISSHYGSRRQEAQRLGRILRAKRRNDEGFNAFFYSLVSKDTQEMYYSTKRQAFLVDQGYAFKVITHLHGMENLSNLAYSTARERRELLQEVLLKNEEVAGIELGEDSENTVGNGVNRRLKRAGFVGSSKAVKGEGSLAGLAGGEDMAYMEYSSNKNKDLRDHHPLIRRMYYKNVKK, from the coding sequence ATGTCTgaagaaatagaaaaacCCAATTATCGTACTCGCAAAAGCAGAAACACTGTGTTTTCCAATCTAGGCAATGAACATATGTCAGATGATTCTCCTGGAACAGACGATTCAGATGAGGATGATAACAAACAAGACCAATACGTAAATGAGCCAGTGTATAAAAAGCCAAAGACAAAGAGTAGTTCAAAAAGCACGTCCAAAAATGACCAAACTGAAGTAACTGCGCATAAATTAGCTGAAAAAGATGAGGATTTCTTATTAGAAGGTAATAAAGATGTACCAGCAGATTTTGTACCAGATGTGGTTTCAGaggtttttaaaaataacgatttttcatatttaaaGTTAAGACCAGATCATGAAACCAGGCCACTATGGATTTCGCCCGGAGATGGACGTATTATATTGGAAAGTTTTTCTCCCTTAGCAGAGCAAGCTCAAGATTTTCTTGTTACAATTGCTGAACCTGTCAGTAGACCCTCGCATATTCACGAATACAGAATTACTGCGTATTCCTTGTATGCAGCAGTTTCTGTTGGATTAGAGACTGACGATATTATTTCTGTTTTGGATAGATTGTCTAAGATTCCTGTAGCATCATCAATCATTAACTTTATCAAAAGTGCCACTATTTCTTATGGTAAAGTGAAGTTAGTTATTAAGCACAACAAGTATTTTGTGGAAAGTACCCAAGCTGATATTCTTCAAATGCTTTTAAGAGACCCCATTATTGGTAAGCTGAGGATAGACACTACGAATCCGGTTGCTGGCGAAACTCCTgtagcaacaacaatagaAAAGGAGGCAAAAGCCAAGAATATTGATCCAAATGATGTTTCTGCTGTGTTCAGTTCCGTAGTTGGTGAAAAGACATTGTTGGAAGAAGagaatgatgatgatattgaTGCTGTACATTCATTTGAAATTGCAAATGACTCTGTTGAAAttgtgaaaaaaagatgtcAAGAAATCGATTATCCTGTGTTAGAAGAATATGACTTTAGAAATGATCATAGAAATCCTGATTTAAACATTGATTTAAAACCTTCGACACAAATCAGACCATACCAGGAAAAATCATTGAGTAAGATGTTTGGTAATGGCCGTGCAAGAAGTGGGATTATTGTGTTGCCATGTGGTGCTGGGAAGACTTTGGTGGGAATTACCGCTGCTTGTACCATTAAAAAGTCTGTAGTGGTGTTATGCACTTCTTCTGTCTCTGTTATGCAGTGGAGACAGCAATTTCTTCAGTGGTGTACTTTGCAGCCAGAAAACTGTGCCGTTTTCACATCAGACAACAAAGAAATGTTTCAAGGGGGGTCTGGGTTGGTGGTGTCTACATATTCCATGGTGGCAAACACCAGAAATAGATCTTACGATTCCCAAAAAGTGATGGATTTTTTGACGGGGAGAGAATGGGGGTTTATATTATTGGATGAAGTCCACGTTGTACCTGCTGCAATGTTTAGAAGAGTTGTCAGTCATATTGCTGCACATGCCAAGTTGGGATTAACTGCAACATTAGTCCGTGAAGATGATAAAATTAGtgatttgaattttttaattgggCCCAAATTGTACGAGGCAAATTGGATGGAATTATCTCAAAAGGGCCACATAGCAAACGTTCAATGTGCTGAAGTTTGGTGCCCGATGACTGCAGAATTTTACCATGAGTATCTAAGAGAAAATGCCAGAAAAAGAATGCTATTGTACATTATGAATCCAACCAAATTTCAAGCCTGCCAGTTTTTGATTCAATATCATGAAAAAAGAGGGGACAAGATTATTGTGTTTTCCGATAATGTTTATGCTTTGCAAGAGTATGCTTTGAAACTAGGAAAACCTTTTATCTACGGTTCCACTCCCCAACAGGAAAGAATGaatattttgcaaaatttCCAATAcaatgataaaattaatacaatatttttgtcaAAAGTGGGGGATACCTCAATTGATTTACCTGAAGCCACTTGTTTAATTCAGATTTCTTCACATTATGGTTCTCGTAGACAAGAGGCACAAAGACTAGGAAGAATTCTAAGAGCAAAAAGACGTAATGATGAGGGGTTtaatgcttttttttactcACTAGTTTCTAAGGACACACAAGAAATGTATTATTCAACAAAGAGACAAGCATTTTTGGTTGATCAAGGTTATGcttttaaagttattacACATTTGCATGGGATGGAAAACTTGTCTAACCTAGCATATTCTACTGCAAGAGAGAGACGTGAATTATTACAAGAGGTTTTGTTGAAGAATGAAGAAGTAGCTGGTATTGAATTAGGGGAGGACTCTGAAAATACTGTAGGTAATGGTGTTAATAGAAGGTTGAAAAGAGCTGGATTTGTGGGTTCTTCTAAAGCTGTTAAAGGGGAAGGTTCGTTGGCTGGGTTGGCAGGTGGTGAAGATATGGCATATATGGAGTATAGTTCTAACAAGAATAAAGATTTAAGAGACCATCACCCATTAATACGTAGAAtgtattataaaaatgttaaaaagtGA
- the NDC80 gene encoding kinetochore-associated Ndc80 complex subunit NDC80 (similar to Saccharomyces cerevisiae YIL144W | NDC80 | Nuclear Division Cycle) yields MFRSTNATAASNNPNTFINDNINNKKINKSNDGNKNIASTNPRRSFLFSDTRSSLRISNSKKLSLATNNLSTLNSNGGGIANNSTSAATLTRDPRPLRDKNFQQIIQQEIYDYLLDEDFIIQTNYPISIKSLKQPTQRDFVTIFKWLYVRLDPGYTFKKSLESDVYSIIKTIQYPFLETINKSQISAVGGTNWPKFLGMIHWLVNVNKSLDKTLVFLDKSLVSENTQDFTILNQTFKTIDEQEERQEKYELMVERLFIDYILKSYKYFLELNDDFSKFFQELELGFDKFVHIIQTDINNIDNSNQDLKSQYSNLINKCKSLELSQEKNRLLFSDLQKLTNYVDLMKQKSGEWQRKLDKIQLDINKKSTIVTDLIFGNRELQKKLDQRGFNIESVNDKIELQTKIASDRDGVASNIEKLRNSNKSLDFDLKKIYQSLLDLSMQYQSTIESLSVLRDVDISKIKFNLPKDLISNDKRRSTFFLHIETSPIKIQKELLYINAQINENIQNIQLSNAKVENSISYLQQEIKNKSELIEQLENRCSETKIADETDKQKLQTLILQQEIEIEKLESRISLMNQSANDYLKETENKMKQVSTKLDSYKEYVGAERGKLISKVNQIVEFVTSFTKNIDGSLNNLQKEIDAKLSDV; encoded by the coding sequence atGTTTCGTAGCACCAATGCTACTGCCGCTTCAAACAACCCTAATACCTTCATCAAtgacaatattaataataaaaagattaataaaagtaatgaCGGTAATAAGAACATTGCTTCAACTAACCCAAGAAgatcttttttgttttcagaCACAAGATCCAGTCTAAGAATTTCTAATagcaaaaaattatcattagCAACAAATAATCTTTCCACATTAAATTCGAATGGTGGAGGTATAGCAAACAATTCAACATCAGCAGCAACTTTAACTAGAGATCCTAGACCACTCAGAgacaaaaattttcaacaaataatacaacAAGAAATATATGATTATTTACTGGATGaagattttattattcaaacaAACTACCCCATCTCAATAAAATCGTTGAAGCAACCAACTCAAAGAGATTTTGTCACTATCTTTAAATGGTTATATGTACGGTTGGACCCAGGCTacacttttaaaaaatcattggAGTCTGATGTTTACTCAATTATAAAAACCATCCAATATCCATTTTTGGAAACAATCAACAAGTCTCAAATATCTGCAGTGGGTGGTACAAATTGGCCAAAATTCTTAGGGATGATACATTGGCTAGTTAATGTTAACAAAAGTTTGGATAAAACACTGgtttttttggataaatCATTAGTGTCTGAAAATACACAAGATTTCACCATCTTGAACCaaacttttaaaaccaTCGATGAGCAGGAAGAAAGGCAAGAAAAGTACGAGTTAATGGTAGAAAGATTATTTAtagattatattttaaaatcataCAAATACTTTCTTGAGCTAAATGATGACttttcaaagtttttcCAAGAATTGGAACTTGGGTTTGATAAATTTGTGCATATAATCCAAActgatataaataatattgacaATAGTAACCAAGATTTGAAATCACAGTATTCAAActtaataaacaaatgtAAAAGTTTGGAATTGtcacaagaaaaaaatagattacTTTTCTCAGATTTGCAAAAATTAACCAACTATGTGGACttaatgaaacaaaaaagtggAGAATGGCAACGCAAACTAGATAAAATACAACTtgatatcaataaaaagtCAACTATTGTTACAGATTTGATATTTGGAAATAGAGAActtcaaaaaaagttgGATCAAAGGGGATTCAACATAGAATCTGTGAATGATAAAATCGAATTACAAACTAAAATTGCAAGTGATAGGGATGGCGTTGCTTCCaatattgaaaaacttCGAAATTCCAACAAATCTTTGGACTTTgacttgaaaaaaatttaccaatCACTTTTAGACCTTTCAATGCAGTATCAGTCAACTATAGAATCATTATCTGTTCTACGCGATGTTGATATTTCCAAGATAAAATTCAATTTGCCCAAAGATCTAATCTCAAACGATAAGAGAAGGAGtaccttttttttgcatATAGAAACTTctccaataaaaatacagaaAGAGTTATTATACATAAACGCccaaataaatgaaaatattcaaaacaTTCAATTGAGTAACGCAAAAGTTGAAAATTCTATCAGCTACTTGcaacaagaaattaaaaataaaagcgAATTAATTGAACAACTGGAAAATAGATGTTCTGAAACTAAAATAGCGGACGAAACtgataaacaaaaattgcAAACGTTAATCTTGCAACAAGAAATCGAGAtagaaaaattggaaagCAGAATCAGTCTTATGAACCAAAGCGCTAATGATTACTTAAAAGaaactgaaaataaaatgaaacaGGTGTCAACAAAACTAGATAGCTATAAAGAATATGTTGGTGCGGAAAGGGGGAAACTTATATCTAAGGTTAACCAAATAGTCGAGTTTGTTACAAGCTTTACAAAGAATATAGACGgttctttaaataatttacaaAAGGAAATAGATGCAAAACTGTCCGATgtgtaa